A stretch of DNA from Gossypium raimondii isolate GPD5lz unplaced genomic scaffold, ASM2569854v1 Contig00259, whole genome shotgun sequence:
gattacataaataaattgaatcaaatttaaaatttaaaatttaatagtgcATAAATATATAAGTTGCTAACCTTTGCACTGCATTTGTGAGGAGTTGAAGTTCTTCAAGTGTGCCATATGCGTCATATATGTCATCCATTAATGTTATCAGGACTATTGTTTTTGCTAATATCTCCCTAGCAAAAGAGTATTGTGGCTCAAAATACACTCCTAATATCCAAATGCCGTAACCTTCTACCAATCTATCTCGAGCAAAAGGTAGTTTTGTAGCGAAGTCTAAACCATTCTTCCACCTGAAACAAAACCCACATTAGCCTAACTATGTATAGTTCATTACTAGGTATCAATTAGTCCTTTTAAATTAGGATAAACAATTAATGTTGAATGTTAAAGGAGTAATATATTGCCTTGAGATCTTGCTTagctcttccttgtgtaaaatTTGTAACAAGTTGAAATCCAACTCTGCAAACTTCAATAGCGTTTTGTTATGTGAAGCATCGTCTTggtaaaaggaaataaatcgCCTAGCCTCCAACCTTGACAAGCCCGTGCGGATGGGTTGGTATAGAGCATGGGAGACTAAGGATGAAAGGGGATATTCGATAGTCTCAGCAGCTTTGGCTAAACCAAGATGAGTGGTGGTGAAACCAAGAGCTTCTTCAAGTATATCTTCCCCATGCACACGTAAATATGAAGCTTCATACAATTCTAGTAAGCCTTTCACATCACTTGTTAAGGACATGTTAAAGTTTCCTTTATCATCTTTGAACTTGTTGAACCATTCTACTCAGCCCAATaagatattattatattaatcatagtaatatagagaaattaaatctaaaatttaaactttcaaCAACAAAGTTTTGTAGCAAAAAAGGAATAATAACtcgaagaaaaaaattaagatgcACAATATGACAACGATTTTCATCGTGGTCATCACCATCATAATTTATTGTTATAGGAAAATAATTACATGCAATTACTTTCATATggattttaagcaaaaataatataGATCTCGATCTAGagtattgaattaattatttatttgtgttgaaTTACagagtaaaaattttaaaaaatgcattttattttttaacaattttgattGGGTTGTTTCATCGATTCAAATTACTGGTGAAGGAGCTGGacaatttttttgaatcaaaatagttaaattattttgttgacCCTAGTTAGCagttaaaacaataaaaaaaaacaagatttgACGTgaaaaatgggaaggaaaatgGACTCACCACAAGAGGCACCCAATCCGTTCTCTCTAAGCAATCGAAATTGAAGAGAAGTAGTCTCGAGAGTTTGGTCATCCTTATAGTCATGCTCATAAATATTGAGCAATACTTCCTCTATCTCTCTTTCAAAATGGTAACTCACACCCAACCGTTTGATTGTATCAATTAAACGCAATTTGTAGAGCAACTCATCATCCATCACTACCTTAATCATCCTCCTTACTTCTTCTTTCAGTTCTTCATGTTGTAGTTTAGTTTTAGCATCAACGTTctgcaaaattgtaatttagtaCAATACGAAATCAATATAAACACGAAAACATATTTGCTCATGTGCAAACACTTGTATATATGTGATTTAAGCGTAACAATATATTAACGACTGATATTTACTCGTGTGCAAACACACGTATGTATCTAAACTCTTTACCCTTGTTGGAGATGAAAGGAAAATATCCCCCCAAAGGCTAGGATGAAACTTGGTTGTGGGACGCTTCGGGTTGGACATGGATCCATGAGTTGAAGAAGGAAGCTTTGATGAAGACATTTTGTTAGATAGTAATTCTGTATGTTGGAAACACTACGAAATGAGATGAATTGGTGTGAGGCAAAGAGCTCCTTTGTTGAACTATTTATAGAACTTTCTCAGCATGTGAAAATCCTATATTTACATATACAGCTATAAATTGAACAGCAGGGTtcggtaaaaataaaaataaaaattattaaattattaaaaaataaaaaatattaaaaatgaattaattgttGACTTGACATCCATGTCTatgtccacgtcagcaaagttAATATCTGTTGGAGTGATTTGATAGAAAAAATGCAAGTTTGAGGGTTAAAGAGAGGAAAAAACTTAAATGGAGGactaaaaaaactttttttttaatgttggagggctaaataagtcattttatcaaattaattcaatcaatcaaaaatataactaaattgTGATAATAATATGTATTCAAGTTTTAAGTTGACATTAACATTGTTGTTTGTATAGGAGGATGTGAGTTTGAGGGAGTTGAAGCGTGTTATCCTCCTTTTCAAGGGTTGGGAAGAGATTATGGGTAGTTTtaggcattgtatcaaaaatgaaattaaattataaataaaactatgTAAAAATTAGGCATAATGACTTTTTTGccctccaactttataaaaaaattattttggccttttatttaatttttcgtctaTTTTAACCATtgaacatgatttttttttgggtcaAACCAACCTAAAATGAATGGAcaagttaacatttgttaactttgcttaTGTGACATACACGTGGATGacatgtcaacatttaattaattttttaaaatttaaaattttttaaaatttttaataatttcaataattttgcattttaaaaaattataatatgtttttttttaatttttaaaattttaaaaatagttaaatgcTAACGTGTCATCCATGTGACAATCCATGTGTATACATATCAGCAAAGTAGTACATATATTAGCGGCCTAAGATTAATGTTgatgtaaataatttaaaatgtctAAATGAATGTTGCGTactatttgtaaataatttaatacacttttattaatataattttaagtaaaaggaaaatcatgttttagacaattttcttacaatttaaAATGGTTGTACTTCATATGGTTTACAAAACTTCTTTTTAATGAAATTCGTAAAGTTATtctgtttaaaattttagattagttttttaaaaaaactttctaATCGTATATTACCATATTATGTTATACCATAAGGTGTAAGACCCAAACTTGATGTGTATAAGatggataattattattattttaacaattttaaataaataaaagttaaaatcataagtaaattttgaaaggGTTAggtagattttaaaattttacataaattctttaggtaagaaaatgaaattttataaaactattataaaaataaattatattatcgtaaatataaaatattatttaattatgattaatatttaattgtaattataattaatatttaggtaaatatagtataaaatttaggtaaatatttaggtaaatatagtacaaaatcaattaaacaacttaatttctaaattaaattcaCCAAGTACCATATTTACTACAACAATAATTACACAACCCGTAAGTTATGGTACGATTCCTCGAATtaccaaaatacaaaatattaccttatttaGCAAAATTCCATTTTGAATAATAACGGTAATATATTTGAAGGTATGCATTTATCttacttagaataaaataaagcaatcTAAGTTGGATAACTATGTTGGAGCTTAATTTACAATACAATGACGTGAAAtgacaatataataataatcatgGAATAATGATACATggataaaattacacaaatgtataacaataatatgaaaatgCAAGTAAACTAATTATGGCATCCACAATGACAATACCCACTCAacatacattatttgaatagtaGTATTAATGATCAAAGACGAATAAGTTAAGTAGCatacataacaatttcaaaatgagtagcataaaacaaattagaGCAAATGAAATGTAAGAtagttttaaaagataataaatgggttttgaatgaataatatgaaaaaaagaaaattaaaaaaatcaattatatacaaaacaattttagaaatactatgtataaaagtttttaaaataaataatatgtatgtacatataaaacgtaaaataagaaaaatcttaaaatggataataaataaaacatgaaacaaataGCATAGTTGAAAAggtacaaaataattttaaaataattagtgtATATAATGCATTctaatataagataaaataatgtataaaatacttaatgtatagaaactcaaaataaacaaaaataaaacagttttgaaataaaaaatataaagaatttcaaaataaatagcataggaaacaatttaaattacatagtacatataaatttaaaatgggtaaggtatatgcatatatttgaaatgaataacatatataaacttgaaataaataataataaatctaaaacaatttaaaataaagtaatacataaaagaaaatcctaaataacaacaacaaaaatacaaatacaatttagagaaaagaaaagaaaagaatatatatatatatatatgaaaaaaaatggagatAAAAGGTCAAGGCGTAATTGAAATCGAATGAAATTAATgggaataattaaaaaaacaaaaaaaaacgaGGGACCGAAATGAAATGCACTGGGGACATGAGGGACTGACTGTGAATATTCCCCGTCCCTTATGCGCATCGTTTTACGCCGGACTAGATTGGAACAGGCGCAAAATTATGTGGccaaaataaagtgaaataaaaggCTGCATTGAATGTGCCGCGAAATTGGAGGGACCAAAGGCGCaaattacccattagggcaaGAATGCGCAGGTCTCCCTCCTTCAAACGGTACTGTTTGAATCACTATAAAAGcctaaaaaaattactttttctgCAGTTTCATTTTGTTgcaaagaacataaaaaaataaaataaaagggaggTTCCcttttctctgctagggttctaAGGCTAGGAACCCCGTTGCCGTCACGCCTCCCCACCGCCCGGTGGTCGGAGCTATGCAAGGGCGTCTCCCATCAGCGCGTTGGAGCGCGTTCAAAGACCAAGGCCCTGAAACGGGGAAATGAATGGAAAGCCTCTGCCCCTTCCTAAACCCGCATCCGGTGACGGAGAAGGGCCGATGACGACGTCGGATTCAGGGGCCGATTCAGGTAATTCCTTGCcttttttttgattattttaaaattgcttttttaaaatgataaaataaatagaataaataaataaaacgaaGAGGAACAGTGAAAATCAACCTTTTTTAATCTcggtttctatttttttattccaatatgtgtgtaaaaaaatacaaaggttAGATTcaggcttttatagccgaataaAAGATACCCCCTCACTCTTTAATGTCTGTTGTTATTAACTACCCGCGTGCCTCTTTTTACCATTGTATTCAATTTTCGCAGGTGTCAGACGCGTGGATAAAACTGGTGATAGGCGAGCCTCGGGCGGCGGCGGCAGTGAGGAGGTGGAGCGGCGCGCATGGGCAGAGGCGTGCCTGCGGCGCCCTAGGGTTTCTCTTTTTTTGCTGAAAAACTTTTGTTTGTGGGCTAGGGTTGTATTTTGGGCTGATATAATTGGGTTTAAATTTGTTGTAAGTGggctgtttttgtttttattatttgggtTTGTTTTGCTGGTATGgccccgggcaaaaatgggctcttaCACCTGACCCTCTTTACTCATtttcgtgtaacgagaatagagcaaagaccaagaaagaccaattttgcccggtctcgccAAGTCTTGACTTCTTGGTGTCTTTCTtattcaagtagcctcattccagtccactgtgtcttgttgcttTGATCCACTTCACGGCATCTTTAGAGAGATATGACTTCAATCTACTCTATTGCAACTCTATGGgatgagatttgtggttttggtctactccactgcaacttcagggagataagactgatTTCATctgtctactccactactgcttagggagataagactggatgcgatctgctctactgcaattTTAGAGAggtaagatctgtggttttaatctgctccactgcaacttcaaggagataggattgatttcttctgtctgctccactaattgttagggagataagactggatgcgatctgctctactgcaattTCAAAGAggtaagatctgtggttttaatccgctccactacaacttaaTGTCTAAATGTCTAAATGTCTAAATGTCTAAATGTCTAAATGAATGTTGCGTactatttgtaatttaatacacttttattaatataattttaagtaaaaggaaaatcatgttttagacaattttcttacaatttaaAATGGTTGTACTTCATATTCGACATGTATATTACTGTATTATGTTATACCATAAGGTCTATTTAATGAAATTCGTAAAgttattctatttaaaaattttagattagtttttattttaaattttctaatgtATATTACTGTATTATGTTATACCATAAGGTCTAAGACCCAAACTT
This window harbors:
- the LOC105761218 gene encoding (+)-delta-cadinene synthase isozyme XC14 isoform X1, yielding MSSSKLPSSTHGSMSNPKRPTTKFHPSLWGDIFLSSPTRNVDAKTKLQHEELKEEVRRMIKVVMDDELLYKLRLIDTIKRLGVSYHFEREIEEVLLNIYEHDYKDDQTLETTSLQFRLLRENGLGASCEWFNKFKDDKGNFNMSLTSDVKGLLELYEASYLRVHGEDILEEALGFTTTHLGLAKAAETIEYPLSSLVSHALYQPIRTGLSRLEARRFISFYQDDASHNKTLLKFAELDFNLLQILHKEELSKISRWKNGLDFATKLPFARDRLVEGYGIWILGVYFEPQYSFAREILAKTIVLITLMDDIYDAYGTLEELQLLTNAVQRLDAHYINQLPEYMKSFYEPLLDFYEEMEEAMIKQGKSYRVKYAKDTFKQVSESYFVEVKWYNENYIPTMEEYMRNAVLSFAYIMATIASFVGMGDFVTPEIFNWASNNPKIIYASSIVGRLMDDVASHKFEQERGHCASAVECYMREHAVSEEEACSELKKQVENAWKDINQELIFSEISKVVPGPVLTRILNFTRVIDFLYKNGDGFTDVGKNTKDGITSLLIDPVSVSY
- the LOC105761218 gene encoding (+)-delta-cadinene synthase isozyme XC14 isoform X2 is translated as MSSSKLPSSTHGSMSNPKRPTTKFHPSLWGDIFLSSPTRNVDAKTKLQHEELKEEVRRMIKVVMDDELLYKLRLIDTIKRLGVSYHFEREIEEVLLNIYEHDYKDDQTLETTSLQFRLLRENGLGASCEWFNKFKDDKGNFNMSLTSDVKGLLELYEASYLRVHGEDILEEALGFTTTHLGLAKAAETIEYPLSSLVSHALYQPIRTGLSRLEARRFISFYQDDASHNKTLLKFAELDFNLLQILHKEELSKISRWKNGLDFATKLPFARDRLVEGYGIWILGVYFEPQYSFAREILAKTIVLITLMDDIYDAYGTLEELQLLTNAVQRLDAHYINQLPEYMKSFYEPLLDFYEEMEEAMIKQGKSYRVKYAKDTFKQVSESYFVEVKWYNENYIPTMEEYMRNAVLSFAYIMATIASFVGMGDFVTPEIFNWASNNPKIIYASSIVGRLMDDVASHKFEQERGHCASAVECYMREHAVSEEEACSELKKQVGNAWKDINQELIFSEISKVVPGPVLTRILNFTRVIHFLYKNGDGFTDVGKNTKDGITSLLIDPISVSY
- the LOC105761218 gene encoding (+)-delta-cadinene synthase isozyme XC14 isoform X3; protein product: MSSSKLPSSTHGSMSNPKRPTTKFHPSLWGDIFLSSPTRNVDAKTKLQHEELKEEVRRMIKVVMDDELLYKLRLIDTIKRLGVSYHFEREIEEVLLNIYEHDYKDDQTLETTSLQFRLLRENGLGASCEWFNKFKDDKGNFNMSLTSDVKGLLELYEASYLRVHGEDILEEALGFTTTHLGLAKAAETIEYPLSSLVSHALYQPIRTGLSRLEARRFISFYQDDASHNKTLLKFAELDFNLLQILHKEELSKISRWKNGLDFATKLPFARDRLVEGYGIWILGVYFEPQYSFAREILAKTIVLITLMDDIYDAYGTLEELQLLTNAVQRLDAHYINQLPEYMKSFYEPLLDFYEEMEEAMIKQGKSYRVKYAKDTVKWYNENYIPTMEEYMRNAVLSFAYIMATIASFVGMGDFVTPEIFNWASNNPKIIYASSIVGRLMDDVASHKFEQERGHCASAVECYMREHAVSEEEACSELKKQVENAWKDINQELIFSEISKVVPGPVLTRILNFTRVIDFLYKNGDGFTDVGKNTKDGITSLLIDPVSVSY